One window from the genome of Salvia splendens isolate huo1 chromosome 9, SspV2, whole genome shotgun sequence encodes:
- the LOC121748440 gene encoding peroxisomal membrane protein 13-like isoform X4, whose protein sequence is MENNGQAAASGPPPKPWERAGSSSGPAPFRPPSAGNTSEVVEASGTAQPGEVVSTTNINVNRNTVNSVGRPVPARPWEQQQTYGSTYGGYGTGVNYNSGYGGGMYGSSYGGFGGGVGVGGGMYRNSMYRGGYSGLYGGGSMYGGGMYGGGLGGPMGGYGMGMGGPYGEQDPNNPYGPPSQPPGFWISLMRVMSGVVNFFGRVAILIDQNTQAFHMFMSALLQLFDRSGMLYGELARFVLRMLGVRTKSKRVHPPGAESLPGPHNMPGNQNYIEGPKAAPSGGWDSVWG, encoded by the exons ATGGAAAACAACGGCCAAGCAGCCG CTAGCGGTCCTCCTCCAAAACCATGGGAAAGAGCAGGATCTTCTTCTGGTCCTGCACCGTTTAGGCCACCCTCTGCTGGAAATACGAGTGAAGTCGTAGAAGCTTCTGGGACAGCTCAACCTGGTGAAGTTGTTTCGACTACCAATATAAATGTTAATAGAAATACAGTTAATTCAGTTGGCCGGCCCGTCCCTGCCAGGCCTTGGGAGCAGCAACAGACGTACGGGAGCACTTATGGAG GTTATGGTACGGGTGTAAACTATAACTCTGGATATGGAGGTGGGATGTACGGTTCTTCGTATGGGGGATTTGGAGGGGGTGTGGGTGTTGGTGGTGGGATGTACAGGAATAGCATGTATAGAGGTGGTTACAGCGGACTTTATGGGGGTGGTAGCATGTATGGAGGAGGAATGTATGGTGGCGGTTTGGGAGGTCCTATGGGGGGCTATGGAATGGGCATGGGGGGGCCTTATGGTGAACAGGATCCAAACAATCCGTATGGACCACCTTCTCAACCACCAGGCTTCTGGATTTCGCTAATGCGGGTG ATGTCAGGAGTAGTTAATTTCTTTGGGAGGGTGGCAATCTTGATCGACCAGAATACTCAGGCTTTCCATATGTTCATGTCCGCCCTTCTTCAG CTCTTTGATAGGTCCGGAATGCTATATGGAGAGCTAGCAAGGTTTGTTCTTAGAATGTTAGGAGTCCGAACAAAGTCCAAGAGAGTTCATCCACCAGGCGCTGAAAGCCTACCCGGACCTCACAATATGCCAGGAAACCAGAACTACATCGAGGGTCCCAAGGCTGCTCCAAGCGGTGGTTGGGATAGCGTGTGGGGGTGA
- the LOC121748440 gene encoding peroxisomal membrane protein 13-like isoform X2: MHTEFCFIFADQFVISLYSRFEDPSRQWKTTAKQPVIVLLVGNFQLLARSHTAKRIPYVYRFNWCRAFVAYSFISILEAVIFLTSGPPPKPWERAGSSSGPAPFRPPSAGNTSEVVEASGTAQPGEVVSTTNINVNRNTVNSVGRPVPARPWEQQQTYGSTYGGYGTGVNYNSGYGGGMYRNSMYRGGYSGLYGGGSMYGGGMYGGGLGGPMGGYGMGMGGPYGEQDPNNPYGPPSQPPGFWISLMRVMSGVVNFFGRVAILIDQNTQAFHMFMSALLQLFDRSGMLYGELARFVLRMLGVRTKSKRVHPPGAESLPGPHNMPGNQNYIEGPKAAPSGGWDSVWG; this comes from the exons ATGCACACTGAATTCTGTTTTATTTTTGCCGATCAATTTGTCATCTCTCTCTACTCTAGGTTTGAAGACCCTTCCCGTCAATGGAAAACAACGGCCAAGCAGCCG GTGATTGTGCTGCTGGTTGGAAACTTTCAATTACTAGCTCGATCGCACACGGCAAAACGAATTCCTTATGTTTATAGATTCAATTGGTGCAGGGCTTTTGTTGCATATTCATTCATCTCAATCCTCGAAGCCGTGATTTTTCTCA CTAGCGGTCCTCCTCCAAAACCATGGGAAAGAGCAGGATCTTCTTCTGGTCCTGCACCGTTTAGGCCACCCTCTGCTGGAAATACGAGTGAAGTCGTAGAAGCTTCTGGGACAGCTCAACCTGGTGAAGTTGTTTCGACTACCAATATAAATGTTAATAGAAATACAGTTAATTCAGTTGGCCGGCCCGTCCCTGCCAGGCCTTGGGAGCAGCAACAGACGTACGGGAGCACTTATGGAG GTTATGGTACGGGTGTAAACTATAACTCTGGATATGGAG GTGGGATGTACAGGAATAGCATGTATAGAGGTGGTTACAGCGGACTTTATGGGGGTGGTAGCATGTATGGAGGAGGAATGTATGGTGGCGGTTTGGGAGGTCCTATGGGGGGCTATGGAATGGGCATGGGGGGGCCTTATGGTGAACAGGATCCAAACAATCCGTATGGACCACCTTCTCAACCACCAGGCTTCTGGATTTCGCTAATGCGGGTG ATGTCAGGAGTAGTTAATTTCTTTGGGAGGGTGGCAATCTTGATCGACCAGAATACTCAGGCTTTCCATATGTTCATGTCCGCCCTTCTTCAG CTCTTTGATAGGTCCGGAATGCTATATGGAGAGCTAGCAAGGTTTGTTCTTAGAATGTTAGGAGTCCGAACAAAGTCCAAGAGAGTTCATCCACCAGGCGCTGAAAGCCTACCCGGACCTCACAATATGCCAGGAAACCAGAACTACATCGAGGGTCCCAAGGCTGCTCCAAGCGGTGGTTGGGATAGCGTGTGGGGGTGA
- the LOC121748270 gene encoding photosystem I reaction center subunit XI, chloroplastic: protein MAAAASTMASQLQSNFASSLTRKLSTPKGISGAPFRVRRASSFTVKAIQSEKPTYQVIQPINGDPFIGSLETPVTSSPLVAWYLSNLPAYRTAVNPLLRGVEVGLAHGFLLVGPFVKAGPLRNTPYAGGAGSLAAAGLVVILSICLTIYGIASFKEGEPSTAPSLTLTGRKKSPDQLQTADGWAKFTGGFFFGGISGVTWAYFLLYVLDLPYYVK, encoded by the exons ATGGCAGCTGCTGCTTCAACCATGGCCAGCCAACTCCAAAGCAATTTTGCATCTTCACTAACAAGAAAGCTTTCCACTCCAAAGGGCATCTCTGGTGCTCCCTTTAGAGTGAGAAGAGCCAGTTCCTTCACAGTCAAGGCCATCCAGTCTGAAAAG CCCACATACCAAGTGATTCAACCAATTAACGGCGACCCATTCATCGGAAGTCTGGAGACACCTGTGACATCAAGCCCATTGGTGGCATGGTACTTGTCCAACCTCCCCGCCTACCGGACAGCTGTGAACCCGCTGCTCCGTGGGGTCGAGGTTGGGCTGGCCCATGGTTTCCTCCTAGTGGGCCCTTTTGTGAAGGCGGGCCCACTTAGGAACACCCCCTATGCGGGTGGGGCGGGGTCGTTGGCGGCAGCGGGACTAGTAGTGATCCTCAGCATCTGCCTCACCATATATGGGATTGCGTCCTTCAAGGAGGGTGAGCCTTCAACGGCCCCGTCACTGACCCTGACGGGACGGAAGAAGTCGCCCGATCAGCTGCAGACAGCCGACGGGTGGGCAAAGTTCACCGGTGGATTCTTCTTCGGTGGGATCTCCGGTGTGACTTGGGCTTACTTTTTGCTCTATGTTCTTGACCTTCCTTACTATGTTAAGTAA
- the LOC121748440 gene encoding peroxisomal membrane protein 13-like isoform X3: protein MHTEFCFIFADQFVISLYSRFEDPSRQWKTTAKQPVIVLLVGNFQLLARSHTAKRIPYVYRFNWCRAFVAYSFISILEAVIFLTSGPPPKPWERAGSSSGPAPFRPPSAGNTSEVVEASGTAQPGEVVSTTNINVNRNTVNSVGRPVPARPWEQQQTYGSTYGGYGTGVNYNSGYGGGYSGLYGGGSMYGGGMYGGGLGGPMGGYGMGMGGPYGEQDPNNPYGPPSQPPGFWISLMRVMSGVVNFFGRVAILIDQNTQAFHMFMSALLQLFDRSGMLYGELARFVLRMLGVRTKSKRVHPPGAESLPGPHNMPGNQNYIEGPKAAPSGGWDSVWG from the exons ATGCACACTGAATTCTGTTTTATTTTTGCCGATCAATTTGTCATCTCTCTCTACTCTAGGTTTGAAGACCCTTCCCGTCAATGGAAAACAACGGCCAAGCAGCCG GTGATTGTGCTGCTGGTTGGAAACTTTCAATTACTAGCTCGATCGCACACGGCAAAACGAATTCCTTATGTTTATAGATTCAATTGGTGCAGGGCTTTTGTTGCATATTCATTCATCTCAATCCTCGAAGCCGTGATTTTTCTCA CTAGCGGTCCTCCTCCAAAACCATGGGAAAGAGCAGGATCTTCTTCTGGTCCTGCACCGTTTAGGCCACCCTCTGCTGGAAATACGAGTGAAGTCGTAGAAGCTTCTGGGACAGCTCAACCTGGTGAAGTTGTTTCGACTACCAATATAAATGTTAATAGAAATACAGTTAATTCAGTTGGCCGGCCCGTCCCTGCCAGGCCTTGGGAGCAGCAACAGACGTACGGGAGCACTTATGGAG GTTATGGTACGGGTGTAAACTATAACTCTGGATATGGAG GTGGTTACAGCGGACTTTATGGGGGTGGTAGCATGTATGGAGGAGGAATGTATGGTGGCGGTTTGGGAGGTCCTATGGGGGGCTATGGAATGGGCATGGGGGGGCCTTATGGTGAACAGGATCCAAACAATCCGTATGGACCACCTTCTCAACCACCAGGCTTCTGGATTTCGCTAATGCGGGTG ATGTCAGGAGTAGTTAATTTCTTTGGGAGGGTGGCAATCTTGATCGACCAGAATACTCAGGCTTTCCATATGTTCATGTCCGCCCTTCTTCAG CTCTTTGATAGGTCCGGAATGCTATATGGAGAGCTAGCAAGGTTTGTTCTTAGAATGTTAGGAGTCCGAACAAAGTCCAAGAGAGTTCATCCACCAGGCGCTGAAAGCCTACCCGGACCTCACAATATGCCAGGAAACCAGAACTACATCGAGGGTCCCAAGGCTGCTCCAAGCGGTGGTTGGGATAGCGTGTGGGGGTGA
- the LOC121748269 gene encoding photosystem I reaction center subunit XI, chloroplastic-like codes for MAAAASTMASQLQSNFPSSLTRKLSTPKGISGAPFRVRRASSFTVKAIQSEKPTYQVIQPINGDPFIGSLETPVTSSPLVAWYLSNLPAYRTAVNPLLRGVEVGLAHGFLLVGPFVKAGPLRNTPYAGGAGSLAAAGLVVILSICLTIYGIASFKEGEPSTAPSLTLTGRKKSPDQLQTADGWAKFTGGFFFGGISGVTWAYFLLYVLDLPYYVK; via the exons ATGGCAGCTGCTGCTTCAACCATGGCCAGCCAACTCCAAAGCAATTTTCCTTCTTCACTAACAAGAAAGCTTTCCACTCCAAAGGGCATCTCTGGTGCTCCTTTTAGAGTGAGAAGAGCCAGTTCCTTCACAGTCAAGGCCATCCAGTCTGAAAAG CCCACATACCAAGTGATTCAACCGATCAACGGCGATCCATTCATCGGAAGTCTGGAGACACCTGTGACATCAAGCCCATTGGTGGCATGGTACTTGTCCAACCTCCCCGCCTACCGGACAGCTGTCAACCCGCTGCTCCGTGGGGTCGAGGTTGGGCTGGCCCATGGTTTCCTCCTAGTGGGTCCTTTCGTGAAGGCGGGCCCACTTAGGAACACCCCCTATGCGGGTGGGGCTGGCTCGTTGGCGGCAGCTGGACTAGTAGTGATCCTCAGCATCTGCCTCACCATATATGGGATTGCGTCCTTCAAGGAGGGTGAGCCTTCAACGGCCCCGTCACTGACCCTGACGGGACGGAAGAAGTCGCCCGATCAGCTGCAGACAGCCGACGGGTGGGCAAAGTTCACCGGTGGATTCTTCTTCGGTGGGATCTCCGGTGTGACTTGGGCTTACTTTTTGCTCTATGTTCTTGACCTTCCTTACTATGTTAAGTAA
- the LOC121748440 gene encoding peroxisomal membrane protein 13-like isoform X1 has translation MHTEFCFIFADQFVISLYSRFEDPSRQWKTTAKQPVIVLLVGNFQLLARSHTAKRIPYVYRFNWCRAFVAYSFISILEAVIFLTSGPPPKPWERAGSSSGPAPFRPPSAGNTSEVVEASGTAQPGEVVSTTNINVNRNTVNSVGRPVPARPWEQQQTYGSTYGGYGTGVNYNSGYGGGMYGSSYGGFGGGVGVGGGMYRNSMYRGGYSGLYGGGSMYGGGMYGGGLGGPMGGYGMGMGGPYGEQDPNNPYGPPSQPPGFWISLMRVMSGVVNFFGRVAILIDQNTQAFHMFMSALLQLFDRSGMLYGELARFVLRMLGVRTKSKRVHPPGAESLPGPHNMPGNQNYIEGPKAAPSGGWDSVWG, from the exons ATGCACACTGAATTCTGTTTTATTTTTGCCGATCAATTTGTCATCTCTCTCTACTCTAGGTTTGAAGACCCTTCCCGTCAATGGAAAACAACGGCCAAGCAGCCG GTGATTGTGCTGCTGGTTGGAAACTTTCAATTACTAGCTCGATCGCACACGGCAAAACGAATTCCTTATGTTTATAGATTCAATTGGTGCAGGGCTTTTGTTGCATATTCATTCATCTCAATCCTCGAAGCCGTGATTTTTCTCA CTAGCGGTCCTCCTCCAAAACCATGGGAAAGAGCAGGATCTTCTTCTGGTCCTGCACCGTTTAGGCCACCCTCTGCTGGAAATACGAGTGAAGTCGTAGAAGCTTCTGGGACAGCTCAACCTGGTGAAGTTGTTTCGACTACCAATATAAATGTTAATAGAAATACAGTTAATTCAGTTGGCCGGCCCGTCCCTGCCAGGCCTTGGGAGCAGCAACAGACGTACGGGAGCACTTATGGAG GTTATGGTACGGGTGTAAACTATAACTCTGGATATGGAGGTGGGATGTACGGTTCTTCGTATGGGGGATTTGGAGGGGGTGTGGGTGTTGGTGGTGGGATGTACAGGAATAGCATGTATAGAGGTGGTTACAGCGGACTTTATGGGGGTGGTAGCATGTATGGAGGAGGAATGTATGGTGGCGGTTTGGGAGGTCCTATGGGGGGCTATGGAATGGGCATGGGGGGGCCTTATGGTGAACAGGATCCAAACAATCCGTATGGACCACCTTCTCAACCACCAGGCTTCTGGATTTCGCTAATGCGGGTG ATGTCAGGAGTAGTTAATTTCTTTGGGAGGGTGGCAATCTTGATCGACCAGAATACTCAGGCTTTCCATATGTTCATGTCCGCCCTTCTTCAG CTCTTTGATAGGTCCGGAATGCTATATGGAGAGCTAGCAAGGTTTGTTCTTAGAATGTTAGGAGTCCGAACAAAGTCCAAGAGAGTTCATCCACCAGGCGCTGAAAGCCTACCCGGACCTCACAATATGCCAGGAAACCAGAACTACATCGAGGGTCCCAAGGCTGCTCCAAGCGGTGGTTGGGATAGCGTGTGGGGGTGA
- the LOC121748268 gene encoding FRIGIDA-like protein 3, translating into MEDNITTSTPMDSTASKIQQLQKAFAELESHRAITLNLKWKQLEEHFHGLQKSLKRRFTELEEQEKEFDTKIVESKEMLEKRKAAVVAKEQTSLEKLQEKRDAALSAIVTALGKHENPLSSGSLILTRENKVEAPCLEDKATNVLVSMGRINNTVQNMSALVKSYPGLVKLCQEMNSEGLLKFISDNRKDLVTLKEEIPVALRAAHDPASLVLDSLKGFYGADMVNSDAKKDSNLIGLCRTCIMLMECLSSLILGLDVDSVSGIISDSAKERAKAIAEGWKPKLAYLDIDASNGNSLEAHAFLQLLATFGINSDFDQACLSKLIPMVSRRRQTAELCRYLGLSDKMPGVIDVLVKNGRQIDAVNLAFAFELTEQFSPITLLKSYLSEAKKMPSPAKPGNISHGVSAQNDVNEKELTALKAVIKCIEDHKLEQQFPVEPLQKQMLEIEKAKADKKRGTEVAKPQSKRPRANGTSHVPRAANAASDKNYYGGMTERYPQYVYDRPAYAYAAPNNHHVPSYSNAYAAPNNHHVPSYSTPAYSFSPSHGNFFGNAYQYHTAYLH; encoded by the exons ATGGAAGACAACATAACAACTTCTACTCCAATGGACTCGACAGCCTCAAAGATACAACAGCTTCAGAAAGCATTTGCTGAGCTTGAAAGTCATCGGGCCATTACTCTCAACTTGAAATGGAAACAGCTCGAGGAGCATTTTCACGGGCTTCAGAAATCATTGAAAAGACGCTTCACTGAGCTGGAAGAACAGGAAAAGGAATTCGATACCAAGATAGTTGAATCTAAGGAGATGTTGGAGAAGCGTAAAGCAGCTGTTGTGGCCAAAGAGCAAACATCCCTTGAGAAGCTTCAAGAGAAGAGAGATGCCGCACTTTCTGCAATTGTCACTGCTTTGGGGAAGCACGAGAACCCACTCTCTTCGGGTTCATTAATCTTAACTAGGGAAAACAAAGTTGAAGCACCATGTCTGGAGGATAAAGCTACCAATGTGTTGGTTTCTATGGGACGCATTAATAATACTGTTCAAAACATGAGTGCATTGGTTAAGTCTTACCCTGGGCTTGTGAAATTGTGCCAAGAGATGAACTCGGAAGGACTCCTTAAGTTTATATCTGACAACCGGAAGGATCTTGTTACTTTGAAAGAGGAAATTCCCGTTGCTCTACGTGCTGCACATGACCCAGCCTCTCTGGTTCTGGATTCACTTAAAGGGTTCTATGGTGCAGATATGGTGAATTCGGATGCTAAAAAGGATTCAAACCTCATTGGCCTTTGCCGCACCTGCATCATGCTAATGGAATGCCTCAGCAGTTTAATCTTAGGTCTGGATGTGGACTCAGTTTCTGGCATTATCTCAGATAGTGCCAAGGAACGAGCAAAAGCTATTGCTGAAGGATGGAAACCAAAGTTAGCTTACCTTGATATTGATGCCAGCAATGGCAATTCATTGGAGGCTCATGCATTCCTACAGCTGTTGGCTACATTTGGCATTAATTCGGATTTTGATCAGGCTTGCTTGTCAAAACTAATACCCATGGTTTCGCGCCGTCGCCAAACAGCTGAATTATGCCGCTATCTTGGCCTGTCAGACAAAATGCCAG GTGTGATCGATGTGTTGGTGAAGAACGGAAGACAGATCGATGCTGTTAATCTAGCTTTTGCATTTGAGCTCACTGAACAGTTTTCACCTATTACATTGCTGAAATCGTACTTGTCCGAGGCCAAGAAAATGCCGTCGCCTGCTAAACCTGGAAATATATCACACGGTGTGTCTGCACAG AATGATGTGAATGAGAAGGAGCTGACTGCACTTAAAGCTGTAATCAAGTGCATCGAAGATCATAAGCTCGAGCAGCAATTCCCAGTAGAACCGCTCCAGAAACAGATGCTTGAAATAGAGAAAGCAAAGGCAGACAAGAAACGGGGGACAGAAGTTGCGAAACCACAGTCCAAAAGACCCCGCGCCAACGGCACCAGTCACGTGCCTCGAGCCGCAAATGCTGCGAGCGACAAGAATTACTACGGTGGGATGACTGAGAGGTACCCGCAGTACGTCTACGACAGACCTGCGTATGCCTATGCTGCGCCGAACAACCACCATGTTCCATCGTACAGCAATGCCTATGCTGCGCCGAACAACCACCATGTTCCATCGTACAGCACACCGGCTTACAGTTTCTCCCCCAGCCATGGCAACTTCTTCGGGAATGCCTATCAGTATCACACAGCCTACTTACACTAA
- the LOC121748267 gene encoding FRIGIDA-like protein 3, whose product MWCRRGAVGIINTTSLPYTFPFPFPKHSLSLGIRLYLASYCLSFHFSAAVQYSAGAAICDQDFYVMEDSITTPTPMDSTASKIQQLQKAFAELESHRVVTLNLKWKQLEEHFHGLQKSLKRRFTELEEQEKEFDTKIVESKEMLEKRKAAVMAKEQSSLEKLQEKRDAALSAIVTALGKHENPLSSGSLILTRENKVEAPCLEDKATNVLVSMGRINNTVQNMSALVKSYPGLVKLCQEMNSEGLLKFISDNRKDLVTLKEEIPIALRAAHDPASLVLDSLKGFYGADMVNLDAKKDSNLIGLRRTCIMLMECLSSLILGLDMDSVSGIISDSAKERAKVIAEGWKPKLDYLDIDASNGNSLEAHAFLQLLATFSINSDFDQACLSKLIPMVSRRRQTAELCRYLGLSDKMPGVIDVLVKNGRQIDAVNLAFAFELTDQFSPISLLKSYLSEAKKMPSPAKPGNTSPGVSAQNDVNEKELTALKAVIKCIEDHKLEQQFPVEPLQKQMLEIEKAKADKKRGTEVVKPQSKRPRANGTSHMPRAANPASDKNFYGGMTERYPQYVYDRPAYAYATPNNHHVPSYSTPAYSFSPSHGNFFGNAYQYHTAYLH is encoded by the exons ATGTGGTGTCGGCGTGGAGCTGTCGGAATCATAAATACAACCTCTCTTCCATACACATTCCCTTTCCCCTTTCCCAAacattctctctctctaggGATTCGCCTTTACCTCGCTTCCTATTGTCTGAGCTTCCACTTCTCCGCCGCCGTTCAATACTCTGCCGGCGCCGCAATTTGTGATCAG GATTTCTATGTCATGGAAGACAGCATAACAACTCCTACTCCAATGGACTCGACAGCCTCAAAGATACAACAGCTTCAGAAAGCATTTGCTGAGCTTGAAAGCCATCGGGTCGTTACTCTCAACTTGAAATGGAAACAGCTCGAGGAGCATTTTCACGGGCTTCAGAAATCACTGAAAAGACGCTTCACTGAGCTGGAAGAACAGGAAAAGGAATTCGATACCAAGATAGTTGAATCTAAAGAGATGTTGGAGAAGCGTAAAGCAGCTGTTATGGCCAAAGAGCAATCGTCCCTTGAGAAGCTTCAAGAGAAGAGAGATGCCGCACTTTCTGCAATTGTCACTGCTTTGGGAAAGCACGAGAACCCACTCTCTTCGGGTTCATTAATCTTAACTAGGGAAAACAAAGTTGAAGCACCATGTCTGGAGGATAAAGCTACCAATGTGTTGGTTTCTATGGGACGCATTAATAATACTGTTCAAAACATGAGTGCATTGGTTAAGTCTTACCCCGGGCTTGTGAAATTGTGCCAAGAGATGAACTCGGAAGGACTCCTTAAGTTTATATCTGACAACCGGAAGGATCTTGTTACTTTGAAAGAGGAAATTCCCATTGCTCTACGTGCTGCACATGACCCAGCCTCTCTGGTTCTGGATTCACTTAAAGGGTTCTATGGTGCAGATATGGTGAATTTGGATGCTAAAAAGGATTCAAACCTCATTGGCCTTCGCCGCACCTGCATCATGCTAATGGAATGCCTCAGCAGTTTAATCTTAGGTCTGGATATGGACTCAGTTTCTGGCATTATTTCAGATAGTGCCAAGGAACGAGCAAAAGTTATTGCTGAAGGATGGAAACCAAAGTTAGATTACCTTGATATTGATGCCAGCAATGGCAATTCATTGGAGGCTCATGCATTCCTACAGCTGTTGGCTACATTTAGCATTAATTCGGATTTTGATCAGGCTTGCTTGTCAAAACTAATACCCATGGTTTCGCGCCGTCGCCAAACAGCTGAATTATGCCGCTATCTTGGCTTGTCCGACAAAATGCCAG GTGTGATCGATGTGTTGGTGAAGAACGGAAGACAGATTGATGCTGTTAATCTAGCTTTTGCATTTGAGCTCACTGATCAGTTTTCACCTATTTCATTGCTGAAATCGTACTTGTCCGAGGCCAAGAAAATGCCGTCGCCTGCTAAACCTGGAAATACATCACCCGGTGTGTCTGCACAG AATGATGTGAATGAGAAGGAGCTGACTGCACTTAAAGCTGTAATCAAGTGCATCGAAGATCATAAGCTCGAGCAGCAATTCCCAGTGGAACCGCTCCAGAAACAGATGCTTGAAATAGAGAAAGCAAAGGCAGACAAGAAACGGGGGACAGAAGTTGTGAAACCACAGTCCAAAAGACCCCGCGCCAACGGCACCAGTCACATGCCTCGAGCTGCAAATCCTGCGAGCGACAAGAATTTCTACGGCGGGATGACTGAGAGGTACCCGCAGTACGTCTACGACAGACCTGCGTATGCCTATGCTACGCCGAACAACCACCATGTTCCATCGTACAGCACACCGGCTTACAGTTTCTCCCCCAGCCATGGCAACTTCTTCGGGAATGCCTATCAGTATCACACAGCCTACTTGCACTAA
- the LOC121748441 gene encoding protein CURVATURE THYLAKOID 1A, chloroplastic-like: MAAAASTSTAAAVVFIHRLPVSKLGAILSPLPNRQSLYSPQLKGTTRYPGVLVKASSSDESSLDSNGLFADLKEKWDAIENKSTVLTYGGGAIVALWLASVVVGAVNSVPLLPKILELVGLGYTGWFVYRYLLFKSSRKELVEDIEEVKKKITGTE; this comes from the exons ATGGCAGCGGCAGCATCCACTTCTACGGCGGCCGCCGTCGTCTTCATCCACCGCCTCCCCGTCTCCAAACTCGGCGCGATCCTCTCCCCCTTGCCCAACCGCCAATCTCTTTACTCCCCTCAGCTCAAAG GGACCACGAGGTATCCAGGCGTCCTGGTCAAGGCTTCTTCATCAGACGAGTCGTCTCTCGACTCTAATGGGCTGTTTGCTGATCTAAAGGAAAAG TGGGACGCCATTGAAAACAAGTCCACTGTACTCACCTATGGCGGTGGCGCAATAGTGGCCCTTTGGTTGGCTTCGGTCGTCGTTGGTGCTGTCAACTCAGTCCCTTTG CTTCCAAAGATCTTGGAGCTTGTTGGACTTGGATACACCGGATGGTTTGTGTACCGCTACCTTCTTTTCAAG TCAAGCAGAAAGGAGCTGGTGGAAGACATCGAAGAAGTAAAGAAGAAGATCACCGGAACAGAGTAA